gCACGCTGCGCTTGTGCGCCGGGAAGACGCGCGTCAGGATGTCGATGGGAGTCCGCTGCCGGCCGCCGGCCGAGGGCGACGGGTCCTGCTCGTCCTTGTCCGCCTCCGAGCCCGAGTCCGAGCCCAGCGGGCTGATGGAGCCCGggctctcctccccctccttcgGGCCCTTGGAGACGGGCGAGCTCAGGAAGGACTCGCCGTCCCCGTTCTCCGAGCCCGAGCCGTGGCGAGCTTCTGGGGAGGAGGTGCCGGGCACGGACTCGCCGTCCGGGGACAGGGGCTTCCCGCCCGCCTGCTGCGGGGTGACGGCGCGGCTCGGCAGCAGCGTCTTGGGGAACAGCTCGAACTTCTGCATCTTGGACTCtgcggggcgcggggggaggggggagaaggagagagaccGTCAGTGCGGCTGCCCCAGGCGGGCCCCGCGGAGCGTCCCGGCTGTCGGCGGGGCCACTCGCCCGCTTCGCCGGGGGATGCCGCCTGCAGGTCCGCGCCCCATCACCCCCggccccttctccccccccccgcgtcgggccgggccgggcgcaCAGCGCGGCCTTACCTGAGGCGCCGGCGCCtccctcgccgccgccgccggcgcaGACGGAGCCGAAGACCTCGTACGCGGGCCGGGGCGGGATGATGCCGTTGGCGGCCGCCAGGGCCAGCCCCTCGGCGGTGCCGTACAGCAGCTGGAGCTCGCGGGCCTCGTTCTCCTCCTGCGCCTGCTGGCGGCGCAGCGCCACCTGGGCCGCCATGACGCGCTGGCGCTCGGCGATGAGGGTGCACTTGGCGCACATGCAGTCCTTCCAGCGGCAGTACCGCTTGTGGCCCTTCAGCGCCGACACCACGCCGTGGTTGCGGCAACGGGCGCACTTAGGCGTTCGCGGGTACTTCTCGGCCgcccgcagcagcagcggcggaGCCCGCAGCAAGCTCCCGGCTACGCTCACTGGCAGCGtggctgccgctgccgccgccgccgccgccaccgagctggggggcacgggggggggcgcggcgggCACGGTGGGCAGCTCCGACCGCAGCTCCATCCTGGCAAACCCGCCCCGAAAGAgcgaccccccctccccggcctcCCCCAAAGCAACGCGGGGCGGGGGAGCCTCCGCGGCGTACCCGCGCCCGGACGCGGAGAAGCTCCTGGCGCCTTCAGGCGCGATCACGGGTGGGGGGCATGCAAACCCCAGCGCCTATCGCCTCGCCTCGCTCGCCGcccctgtccccctgcaccGACACACGGCTCCGGAGTGGGGTTCAAGGGAGCAGGGGTCGTCGGGAGCCTTTCCGcgccttcctcccccccgcctccgcTCCCGAAAAGCGACTCTAAGACAAGAAAATCCAAGAAAACTTAGATCTCTCTCGCTTCCTTGCTCTCCATGCGCATCTGGCAGGGCAGCACCAAGTCCATCGCGGCGGGCTCAAAGCCGAGCTCTCCCGTCTGCACTTGCGGGATCGCCGCTCCCCACGGTGCCCCGGTGAAAACCCGAGCTGTTCCCTAAGCTcagctcccccttccccctttaACTACGATCCCAGATTCAAAGTGTCCCTTCAAAGAGCAATCCGGCACCTCCAACGACAGGATCCCTCGCCACAAGACGCGGAGACTAGTATCcaggagagaataaaaaaaaacaacaaaaaaaaaatcaccccgTCTCCCGAGCAGCAGCACCGCAGCCGGACGGAGGGGCCGGCAGCCCGCGGCCAGGGGAGCCCTCGCCCCCGGCCCGGCTGGGCTCACCCGCCGCGGCGAACCCGAGCAGGCGACCGGCGTCGGAGCAGTCGGAGCAGGCAGAACCGACGGGAGggccagagcaggcagagcgggagcaggcagagctgacGGCAGGGCCGGAGCAGGCAGGGCCGGAACGCCGCAGGCTCCCGCGCCCCCCGGGACacgccgccgccccgcgccgcctGGCGCGTGCGGCCCGCGCGGccggagctgcaggcagagcgcgctggccgccgcgccgcccgccgccacTCGCGCTATTGTTGCGCCCCGCGTTGCCATTAGGCAACATTTGACAACAATGTGGCGCCTGCTATTGGCCAGGGGCGGGAAGCGCCGCGCTGATTGGCCGTCCGACGGTCCGCCGCGTCCGCCCGGCGGCTGCTCGAGCGCGCCGCGCCCGCGGAGAGCCGGGAGGGTCCTGGGGGGACCCGCGGGGAGAGCGGTGTCCGCGCGTGTGCGTGTGCTCCTgctgcgtgtgcgtgtgtgcgtgcgtgcgtgtgtgcgcgTGCAAAAATCTGTCCGATTTCTCGCTACTGGggagtttggctttttttgtgggtttgtggtggtgtgggtttttttaatccgGTGGAAACGGTATTTGCCTTGCCAactgtttgactttttttttcctgggtgtCACTTGTCAAAAGGGTGGGGGAAAATGTACTGTGGAAGGTGACAATTCAATTTATggtctcccccctccccttggagattttgttttataataGTATGTAATGatgcctctctccttcccttttcctcccttccttccttcccttttccttccttccttccttccctcttccttccttcccttttccttccttccttccttccttccttccttccttccttccttccttcgtCCGCTcgctccccccttccctttctctctccccccttcccctctctcccacTCCACAGCTGCAGGTGAATTTTGCAGGTGCTGCTGCAATGGGAGAAGCCCGAGGTGAGTATGATTTTCCGTATTTTCGTTGCGCTGTAGGCTGGGAGAGCCCTTCCCGCCCTTCGCTCCCCAGAAAGTGAAGTTCGTTCTTTCCCTGCCAGCTGGTTGCGTGACTACATGTTCAACAGGCGCCTTCCCCGCGGGGACAATAAACCCGAGGGGCTGATTTTTGAGGAGGAGGCTATCGGGCTGGTAACTGTATATTAACCCCGAAGCTTTTGTTTTAGCATTAACCACCCGGGTTTGACGTCACCTTCGCTGGTAGCGGGGAGGAGGTAGCACTTCGGTGGGAAATAACGCCGTCTCCTTTCCCCAAGGCTCTCCCGTTTCCCACGAGGGATCTCCATCCTCTTCGGCACTTTTGGAAGTTCTTTGTTACATGTGTCCGTAACTCCTTCCCGGTAGCGGGAACCGTCCGCCGGTCGCTGCTCGCTAAGGTTCTCCTCTCCGCCGCCCCAGCATCCCCACCTGCGCGGTCACACGCTGCGAGATCTTCCCCCGGCGCCTCCCCgggtgggctgtggggggcTGCCCCCGGGCGAGCTGCCTGCCCCCGCGGCACTCGGGCACCCGAGCCAGGAGGAGAGAGAGCCCTGGCTTTGCTCTAAACGTGCCGGAGCTGCCCGCCGCTCCCTCCGCGGCCGGGAAAGCGCGCACAGCCGCGGTGTGCCGCGGAGGGCCGCGGGGCAGCCCCGCGCAGGACAGGCAGCGCTCGCTGATGCTCCGCTGCCCCTTCCCCTTTGTCACACTCCTCCTGTGGGTGCGAGAAGCACAACTGCAGAGCCCTAAAActtgtcaatatttttattacacttacatccttcttcctctctctctgttttttttcttccccccaaaatGAACGCTTTCCCACACGACTTTCTGTGTGTGCAGCTGCCACTCACTCCTTGTGATTTAGGTGTTATAACACCTTTATTTAATACAGCCGCGAAGTCAAAATAGCCGATTTAATTTTATTCGCAACCACTAATTTTACTCTCCGGGGAGAATTACTCAGATCATctgatttaatttgaaattcGTAGAACTCGATCAGACTGaataagaaacatttaaaatattgctttatgtTGGCTTACCATGGATAAAATGTTGTCCCTTCTTCCTGGCAGTTTAGTTTGGGTTTACGATGGGgattttttctgcaaataccttcccctttctcccctgAGGCAGCCTGCCGTCACCAACAACACTGGACACGGGTTACACTGATTTCCCCGGttcccttttctttcagctttcatttaaattaaagggCTGGGTTATCCTTTCCGTTTATGGCGGTTTTAAACTATCTATTTTGGAAAGAGCCGTAGCAAAAACACCCAACAGTGGGTCATTAACCAGCCAGTGAAATACGGTGGTTTCTGTTCAGAGCCTCATGCCTTTAGTTGCAAACATTGCAAACCGTGGTGTAGAAGTTTGAACACAAAAAGTGTAGCATCTCTATCCCAAGGCGTTACATACAGTTTCCGTAGGCTCACGCAGCACGTCCCCCAGTGACTATATAGGAAGAGTTAGGACACAATGTCCTAGCGCTGTGCGCATAAACACCCAGTGCCTGGTTCTGATGGTTACCCCAAGTCAGCACTAGAGACACCCCCTCCTCCAAAACACTTAACCATATACCGCTTTCAAAATACTACGCTCAGCATCAATCCAACATCGAAACAGCCGGGTTTTGCTCATCAAATGTTTGTTGCAAAAACATACAACGCAGCCCCAGGATTCAGCAAGTGCTGAGGATATTTGTCAAAAGCTCCCCCAATATATCACGAGCGTTTAACGGTTTCCCACCCcctgcttctttcttcccagccccgcaagggcaggcagcagccccggcGCGGGCGGGTGAGCGCCCcggaggcggcgggggctgAAGGCGAAGCCGCtgcccgcggccccgccgctcccgggAAAGCGCCGCTCTTCGCCAGACCCGAGGCCGAGGCCTCTGCGGACTCGGCAACACTGCTCCGGGCTAAGTGAGACgctgctctttcctccttccagctCTGGTCGCTGAAGGGGGGCACTTTCAAACGGGATCCcaacattttttgttgttgttttcttacGACGTGCCTTTAGAAAAAGAGCCCGGGAGCCCCGACTCTCACTTTTCACTGATTTGATGTTTTAATAATAATcatttctcccctctccttATTTTGCCACGGAAGCTTGGACTGTGAACCCAGACAACCAGTGCAcatttcacagattttattcaaacaaaacacaacttgGCCGTGAGTTAGCCCGGATCAGCCAAGCCCTGGCCAGGGCTTGCCATGGGGTAAGAGCTTTCTCCAGCTTTTTGCCCCGGCCTGCCGGAGCCCTGTGTCTGTGTGAGTGTACGGGAGGCAGTGGGGGAGTTGCTGTTGCcgcccccctctccccctcccgcttcttcccccttctcttctgctgcaaTTCATTTCTGTTTGACGAGGCACAATAAAATCTTCATGTACATCCCTGCtcttgtgtttttcttggagggggggggtgtttgttttaGGAACCCACAGAGAAGCCGTGCTCTCGCTGCAAGGGCGGGTGTGCTGAGGAACCCGAGCGGGACGCCGCGATGTTCCGAGGAAAGAGAAATTCATTCCTCCAAAACCAGCGAAATGCAACTTTAAAGGCCCGAGACTTGTGTCGCTCCCAGCTTGGCTCCGGGAGCTCCTTCCACCACCGTCAAAGCCGAGGCGTGGACCCAGCTCCTCGCTTCCCCCCGCAGGGGCTCGCCGGGCCCCGGAGGAGCAGCCCAGGTTTGGCACAGGGTGTCTGGGCCAGCTCCAGGGCCCGGGGCGAGCAGGTCCCCCCACGGCGAAAGCCCTGCCCGGGCCGGGCTCAGGCGGTTGATGGCCCCGCGGAGCCCACCCGGTGTGTGGGGGGGTCAGAACCAGAGATTACGGAGCACAGCGTCGCCCCTGGCTTGGGCGATACGCGTGAAAAGCGACGTTACTTCGTTACAGGAATTAAAAGAAACGCCGCGTTTCGTTGCGTGGTGCCCCGGTTGCTGCTTAATTATCCCGCCATGTGTTTGGCAGCCTCCAGAAACGCACGAAGTCGGTGCCCACGACCCAGTGCTCACATCTGGGTCAGCTCCATAAAACACGagacgatttttttttttttctttaagcagcGCCGATCTTCCCGGTGTTTATTTCTCTCCTCATTCCCATTCATTCATCTAAAGGCTTCCTATGCATCGCTGCTCCCGTGCAAAAGTTTGAGAGGGCTGCATGCAACGGTGCTGCTGCATCTTCCCCCAATTACAGTAGtaaaatcttaattaaaaagagCCCGTCTATTGGCTGCCATGTAGGAGAAGGCAGACACGCACGCCCGGAGGCAGCGCAGCGCCCGGAAGCATCCCAGAGAAATATAGTTCTTGATTAGTGTATTTTCATCTCGTTCTTAGCGGAAGACAGTTTGTAAGTACCTGCTAATGTTAGTGCTCTTTAAGGTTTCAATTGTTCTAGGGGGTTTGCCATtgactttttcattatttaccTACTGAATCAAAGTAAGCAAATGCCATCTGTTTCCCTGCTGCTATCATCTTCACTTTTAATTATCCGCCCAGCAGCCTAATAGAGATGATATTAAACTAAATCTTTTTGACATTAAAAGTAATTATCCCCAAACCAATATTACAAGAATGAAAATtacccttcccccccaccaagAAAAAGGCACATTCCTCCTAGCCCAGGCAACCTCTTCAGATCCCGGAGCGGGGAAAGGTAGACGGAGCTCCCGTTAGCCCGGACTTCTCAAGTATTTGAAACATTATTAACTCGATTTCCCCGCTCCCagtgggggaggaaaaagagacaaGGGAGAGAGATTTGTGGAAGGAAATAAGGGAAATTCGGGGTTCCGAATTATCCTGCGTGGGCTCCTTTCCGCCCCGCAGCCCAGCGGCTGCTCCGCAGGGACCCGCCCGGCTCCGCACCCGGGATGGGCGGCGggggaggccggggctgcctgACCCCAGCGAGGCACCCGCCGGGCCCGGCACAGGGCCCAGCACGGGCTTCTAGAAAATAGCGTATCATAAATATGCACACTCGCCGTGTCTCGAAGTGCTTTGCACCATCCAACGGCACTGGTCGTGTGTGATGCATTGGCGTTGAGGGGACGGTCATTCTAGAGACATTAGGAGCGGGTTCGTAATTAAGGGGAGGACGGCGGGTCTTCTAACAGATGGTCGCTTGCTGAATTACCGCTACAGAGTCATTTCACTTAGACTCAAACTTCTCCGCCATTTCTCCTCCGACTCGCTTTAATATGTGCCGGAGCCGCGTCCCCCATTTCCTTTAATATGTGCTAAACTGAGCtaattttaattgcatgttTCAACTTTGCTAATTAAATAGAGTGGTCTAATTAAAAGTGACTAGGGAACAGTTTTAATTCAACCCTCTACTTTTTTAACAATCCATTATGCAACAAATCCAGGGTAAGCCCTCCCTTTAAAAAAGCTACAGATGATTGAGTTTTTACACCTTTTTACACGCTCACAATGGGGAGACTTGACCCAACATATGTAGCGGCGGGGCTGggcccccccggctccccggtGGGGTATTGGAAACGGGCTGtctcgctgctgctgccctgcctgagCGCTGCTGGACCCGGTTGCCTCCCGGGGCCTCCCCGCTGGAAGTGCTGAGACTATTAGCCCAGCGGAGGTTAGAGTAGCACATCCCCAAGACAGCAGCCCAGGATTTGGGAAAATCGGGCTCTTTACACGCTTCATCTCTTCACCAAGTGCTCATTAGGTTGTTAACCTCTGGTTCACATGAAAGGGGCATGTGATGAATCCCCTCCCGAACAAATGGGCGCATCCCCCTTCAGGCACTGAACAAAGCCCTTAAAATAACTCCACAAGAAAGCCTTTAGTTGTTActctaaaatttcttttctctgagagCTTGTGCCCatccacacacacacgcacacagacacacagaaagaagaaaagcgcacgcacacacaagaatcccccccacacacacaccccgtgcGCTGgagctaaaaattaaaaatccgGGTTCCGTCCCCCGGCCCTTTGGCGCTGGCGAATGGTCCCCCGGGTTTGGCAGAGATTTGGACTGGGGCTTCccaagggaggggaaaaaaaaaatcttaatcgCTTTAGTGGAGCGGGCGGGGGGGAGGCAGCCTCTCCCTGCGGAGGGGGAAAGCCAGGCGCCCCCAGCCGGGGGGCAGCCCTCTGCgcgggggggccgcgggggggcCGATCCCCTCCCGCTGCTCTCCACTTCTCCCACCCGCCCCCGAGAGACAAGTTGAGCGGGTTCAGAGGTGTAGAGGACGCGGGCAGGAATTCCCCTTCCCGCAGGGGGAGCCCAGCgagggccggggccgcccgggagggggggggagcccagcgcccccccgccgccccggccccacGGCGGGGCCGCCCGGAGCGGCTGTCCCTCTCCCCGCTGGAAGCACGGGCGGCGGAGCGGAGCCTCTCCTTAACCAAACCGGCTCACCTTGGAAGGCAATGCTGCCGCGCACTCCCGTGTACAGGGCGCGTATTGTTAATTGAGGGATGGCCGGGAGAGCGAGGGAGACCAGCGCCTGGCTCCCGCATTCCCACAGCTCTTGTGTATGGATTTTAGGCTCTTTAagacctttccttttctctctctctctctctctccctccttctccctctccctttttatTTCCCAGCCCCTCGGGCATGGATTAAAGTGACAGACAATTTTCCCTTCGCACCTTATTGATGGTTAAATGCACTTTGAGATAATGCgcggagggcggcgggggggttCTCGAGAGAGCGGAGGTTTTGGGAGCGCTGCAGCTCTCCGCGGGACGGTGGAGAGGGCCCCGGGCAGGCagctgcggggcgggggggcggctcGGCACAGGCtgcccccccgctcccctcctctccccatcaCCTTGCAGGTGGCTGCGGGACAGCGAAGCGTGTCAACTGCGCTTGCCGTGGCACAGGAAAACACGCGTGTGCCGCAGCGTCTCCTGCAGCCGTGGGCCTGCGGCTTGGAAACACACGCTCACACACGCACATGCAGGtaaaggaggaggcagcagttTAGAGCCAGAATGACTCAGGAAAGCTCCGCTCTGTTAATTTACTATAGGGCGCTCCGAGAG
This Grus americana isolate bGruAme1 chromosome 8, bGruAme1.mat, whole genome shotgun sequence DNA region includes the following protein-coding sequences:
- the DMRTA2 gene encoding doublesex- and mab-3-related transcription factor A2; the protein is MELRSELPTVPAAPPPVPPSSVAAAAAAAAATLPVSVAGSLLRAPPLLLRAAEKYPRTPKCARCRNHGVVSALKGHKRYCRWKDCMCAKCTLIAERQRVMAAQVALRRQQAQEENEARELQLLYGTAEGLALAAANGIIPPRPAYEVFGSVCAGGGGEGGAGASESKMQKFELFPKTLLPSRAVTPQQAGGKPLSPDGESVPGTSSPEARHGSGSENGDGESFLSSPVSKGPKEGEESPGSISPLGSDSGSEADKDEQDPSPSAGGRQRTPIDILTRVFPAHKRSVLELVLQGCGGDVVQAIEQILNNRGPEKGPEEGWARDGALQGLPPTPAAAAHHRPLIAGAMAPAIGTLGSRSAFSPLQPNATHFGAEAGAYPLGTHLGLNPLRLAYSAHSRGLAFMTPYSTAGLMPTLGFRPPVDYAFSDLMRDRSAVHKEQVYSGGLYGPMVNNTPEKQ